Within Stella humosa, the genomic segment GGCTGCGCCCAACTTCACCGGGATCATAGGTCGTCATAACGGGAGCCGCCGTACGCCTGAAGGTTGATGTTCAGGCACCTGTGGCACCCGACAGGCGGATAACGCGCCGCGGGGCAGCCTATTCCGCCGGATATCCGTCATCAACGGCCGACTTGCCGCAGGGCGCCGACGCCGGGATCAGGGGGTGACCTGGGCCACCCCGTGCAGCTGCGCCACATGCTCGCGGAAGGCCGTCAGCTCCGGCCCGCGCAGGTCGCGGGGCGCCGGCATCAGCGCGTGCATCGGGTTGGTGGCCTGCCCGTCGACCAGCACCGAGAAATCCAGGTGCGGGCCGGTCGAGCGGCCGGACGAGCCGACATAGCCGATCACTTCGCCCTGGCGGACGGTTGCCAGTTCGGTGACGCCGGGGGCGTAGTCGCTGAGGTGGCCATAGGCCGTCGCCAGGCCCCCGCCATGGTTGATGCGGACATAGCGGCCATAGGCGCCGCGCCAGCCGGCCCATTCGACGACGCCGTCGGCGGACGCGACGATGGGCGTGCCGATCGGCGCGGCCAAGTCGATGCCGCGGTGGAACATGCGGCGCTTCAGCTTGGGGTGGCGGCGCCAGCCGAATTCGGAGGTCAGGCGGGCGTCGGCCACCGGCATGGTGAGCGTCAACGGCGCCACGCTGCGGCCGCGCTCGTCGAAATAGCCGGCCGCCCCGTCGTGGGGCATGTAGCGATAGATGCGATGGTCGTGCCCGGCGACGCGCACGCCGATGTAGCGCGCGATATAGCTGGTGCCGCGGTCCTGGCCGTCGCGACGCTCGGCCAGGATCTCGAAGGCCGACCCGCGCGGCACCGGCCGCGGCAGGTCCGGGTCGAGCGCCAGCAGGCGGTCGACCTCCTCGGCCAGGGCGGGCGGCACCTCGGCGGTGGCGAGCGAGGCGCGCCAGTCGGCCGAGACGCTGCCGGTCATGGTGACCAGGGTGGCGGCGCGTGTGTCCTTGCCCTCGGACGCGGTGAAGGTGCCGTCGGCGCTGCGCACCAGCATGGCGTCGCCGCCCTGCGCCCGGACCACGCGCAGGGCCGTCAGGTTGCGCTCGCCGGCGTCGTTGGCGCCGTCGATCACCAGTTCGATGCGGTCGCCGCGCACCAGGCGGGCGCGCTCCTCGATGTCCTCGAAGGCATCGACGGCGGCAATCAGGTCGTCGGGATTGACGTTCTCGCGCACCAGCACGTCGATCAGGGTCTCGTCATCCTCGATGAGGGCGATGACCCGACGGTCGCGCGGGGCGGGCGCGGCCGTGGCCGATGCCGTGCGGTAGAGGCTCTTGCTGGCGGCGGGAGCAGCGGGGGCTGGAAGGGCCAGATATCCGCCGGCACGGGCGGGAACGATCTTGGGGGCCGGGGCGTTCTTCGATAGCGGCTTGCCCTTGGCGTCGCGCCCCTGGGGCTTGGCGGGCGGCAGCTTGGCGGCGGCCTTGGTCGTCTTGCCCGGCGGCGTCGGCTTGGCGGCTGGCGCCTTGGCCGGGAGTGTCAGCGGCTTGACCCCCGGGCGGGCCGGGGCGGCCTTGGCAAGACCCGGCTTGGCTTGCGGCAGGGCCAGGACCATCTTGGCCGGCGGCGGCTTCTTCTGCGGGGTTATGGCCTGCTTGGCCGTGGCGGCGGAGGCCGGACTTTCGCCTGGAAGAACCGCGGCGATGGCGGCGGCGAGCACGAACGCCGAAGTCTTCCCCCAGAATGACGCGAAGACCCCGCGCGATCCAACTCTACCCATGCCCCCCTCCAAGCCCGGTGATACCACCGGCGGGCCCCCAACCCGCCTTTGTGAACGATTGTTACGAAAGCCACAGGGCGTGTCAAACAACCATCTGTGGACGGGTGCGGCAAACGACGCTCTTGACGTCACCGGAATGCAGGCAAAATCGATTGATTCGGCCGAGTGATCCCATGCTGCGCCTGCGAAAAAAGACGACGACTAGGCTTCGACCCGGCCGCCGTCCGGCGCGAATCACTCGCGGGTGAGCGCGTCGCGCACCAGGGCGATGGTTTCGGCCACGCCGAACAGGACGATGAAGGAGCCCATGCGCGGCCCCTCGCTCTGCCCGAACAGCACCTCGTACATCGCCTTGAACCAGTCGCGGAGCTGGGCGAAGGGGTGGCGCTTGCCGATCTCGTAGATGGCGTTCTGGATGGCCGTGGCGTCGGCGCCCGGCGGCAGCGCTTCCAGGGTCGCCACCAGGTCCTCCAGTGCGGCCCGCTCGACGTCGGTCGGTGCCCGCGGGTTCTGCTTGGGCTTGATGATGTCCTGGTAGTAGCGGACAGCGTAGCCGGCCAGCCGGTCGAGGGCGGGCGCATTGTCCGGCGTCGTGCCGGGGGCGTAGCGGCTGATGAAGCCCCACAGCACATCCTTGGTCTCGGCATGGGCGACGCCGACCAGGTTCAGCAGCACGCCGAAGGTCAGCGGCACGTCGGCCGCGGGCGTGTTGTCGCCATGGATGTGCCAGGCCGGGTTCTCCAGCCGGGCGGCGGGCGCCTCGTTCGGGTACTTCTCCAGGAACGTCAGGTACTCGTCGACCGCCCGCGGGATGACGTCGAAATAGAGCCGCTTGGCCCGGCGCGGCTGCTGGTACATGAAGAGCGACAGCGATTCCGGCGGCGCGTAGGCCAGCCAGTCCTCCACCGACAGGCCGTTGCCGCGCGACTTGGAGATCTTCTGGCCGCTGTCGTCCAGGAACAGCTCGTAGTTGAAGCCTTCGGGCGGCACCGCGCCCAGGATGCGCGCGATCTGGCCGGACAGACGCACGCTGTCGATCAGGTCCTTGCCCGCCATCTCGTAATCGACGCCCAGCGCCACCCAGCGCATGGCCCAGTCGCACTTCCATTGCAGCTTGCAGTGGCCGCCCGTCACCGGCTGCTCGACCGTCCGTCCGTCCTCGTCCTGGAAGACGATGGTGCCGGCATCGACGTCGCGGTGGGTGATCGGCACCTGGAGGACGCGGCCGGTGCTGGGGCTGATCGGCAGGAACGGGCTGTAGGTCGCCTGGCGCTCCGCCCCCAGGCTCGGCAGCATCACCGCCATTACCTCGTCGTAGCGCTGCAGCACCGTCATCAGGGTCTGGTCGAAGCGGCCGGAGCGATAGCAGTCGGTGGCGCTCTGGAACTCGTAGTCGAAGCCGAACCTGTCCAGGAATGCCCGCAGGCGGGCATTGTTGTGCGCGCCGAAGCTGTCATGCGTGCCGAACGGGTCGGGCACGGCGGTCAGCGGCTTGCCCAGGTGCGGGCGCAGCAGGTCCGGGTTCGGCACGTTGTCCGGCACCTTGCGCAGCCCGTCCATGTCGTCGGAGAAGGCGAAGAGCCGGGTCGGCAGGTCGGACAGCAGGCCGAACGCGCGGCGCACCATGGTCGTGCGCACGACCTCGCCGAAGGTGCCGATATGCGGCAGGCCGGACGGGCCGTAGCCGGTTTCGAACAGGACATAGCCCTTGTCGGGGGCTTTATTGGCGAAGCGTTCCTGCAGCCGCCGTGCCTCCTCGAAAGGCCATGCCTTCGCGCTTTGCGCCAGGCCGCGCTGCTCCGGGTCCGCCACCGATCGTCTCCTGCTGCTGCTGGGAAAAAGGACCGGCGAAGCTATGCGCTGGCGCGGGCAGCGTCAACGCCGCCCCGCGCGGGCCCTTCTCCTTATATATAGGGGCATGAACGAGTCGCCCGTCCCCGCGCCCCTGGCGCCCTCCCTCGTCGTCGGCCTGCGCGAGGCGGCGTGGCTGCCGGCCGACGGCGGTGGGGTGGAGGTGCTGGGCCTGGCGGCCGCGCGCGCGCGGGTCGAGGACGCCGCGCCCTACGTCGTCCATGGCCGGGCCGCCGCCCGGCGCCTGGGCCTGGATTCCTTTCCCTGTCTCGACCTGCTGGAACTCTATGCCTTCGTGCGGCCGGCCACCTTCTGCGTGCCGACGCCGCGCGGGCTGGCCCAGGCGCTGGGCTTCGAGCCGCCGGACGAGCGCACCCAGGCAGCCGAACTGCTGCCGCGCCTGGCGGAGCGCCTGCTGGCCGACCTGGCCGAGGAGGGCGACGCCGATGCCCGCGCCATCGCGCGCGCCATGGCCCGCGGCGGCTGGATCTGGGCGCCGGCCGTGCTGGCGGCCTTCGGCGAGACGGTCGACCCCCAGCGCGCCACGACGGCGGGCCTGGAGGTGTGGCGCGGCCTGGGCGAATGGTCCGAGCACGCGCCCGAGCCGCCGTCCGGCTCGCTGCCCGTGGCCGCCGACGAGGCGGAGGCGCGCCTGGCCGAACTGCTGGGGCCGGGGGCCGAGCGCCGGCCGCAGCAGGTGGAATATGCCGCCGCCGCCACCGCCGCCTTCGTGCCGCGCGAGCGCGCGGGCGAGCCGCATGTCGTGCTGGCCGAGGCCGGGACGGGCGTCGGCAAGACGCTGGGCTACCTGGCGCCGGCCACGCTCTGGGCCGAGCGCAACGGCGGCGCCGTCTGGGTCTCGACCTATACCCGCAACCTGCAGCGCCAGATCGACGACGAGCTGGACCGGCTGCATGCCGACCCGTTGCTGAAGGCGCGCCGCGTCGTCGTGCGCAAGGGGCGCGAGAACTATCTCTGCCTGCTGAACTTCGAGGAGGCGGTGGGTGCTGCCCGCGGCCGGCCCGCCGATGCCATCCCGCTCGGCCTGATGGCGCGCTGGGCCGCGGCGTCGCGCGACGGCGACATGGTGGGGGGCGACTTCCCGGCCTGGCTGGCGCAGTTGGTCGGCCGCGGCCGCACCCTGGGCCTGACCGACCGGCGTGGCGAGTGCGTCTATTCCGCCTGCCCGCACTACCACAAATGCTTCATCGAGCGCAGCGTGCGCCGGGCGCGCCGGGCCGACATCGTCGTCGCCAACCATGCGCTGGTGATGGTGCAGGCAGCATTGGGCGGCATGGACGACACGCTGCTGCCGACCCGCCTGGTGTTCGACGAGGGCCATCATGTCTTCGACGCGGCCGACGGCGCCTTCGCGTCGCACCTGTCGGGGCAGGAGACGTCCGACCTCCGGCGCTGGCTGCGCGGGGCCGAGGGCGGGCGCAGCAGCCGCGCCCGCGGCCTGCGCCGACGGGTGGAAGACCTGGTGACCGGCGACGAGGTGGCCGAGCGCGCGCTGGAGGACATCCTGATCGCGGCCGCGTCCCTGCCGGGCGAGGGCTGGCTGCCGCGCCTGGCCGGCGGCAAGCCCGAAGGCCCGGCCGAGGCGTTCCTGACCCTGGTGCGCCAGCAGGTGCATGCCCGTTCGCCCGACCGCGACGCCTCGAACTACGGCAAGGAGGCCGCCGTCTGGCCGCCGGTCGAGGGCCTGCTGGAGGTGGCGGCCGCGCTGGAGGACGCGCTGGCCCGGCTCGGCCGGCCGATGCGCACGCTGGTGGACCGGCTGAAGGCGCTGCGCGACGACGAGGCCGAGGAGGTCGACACCGCCACCCGCCTGCGCCTCGACGCCATCATCCGCGGCATCGCGCGGCGCGCCGACGGCGAGGTCGCCGGCTGGCAGAAGATGCTGCGCGACCTGGCCCGCGACACCCCGGTCGAATTCGTCGACTGGCTGGCGGTCGAGCGGTTCGAGGGGCACGACCTGGATGTCGGCATGTACCGCCACTGGATCGACCCGACCGTGCCGTTCACCGAAGCGGTGGTGAAGCCCGCCCACGGCGTCGTCGTCACCTCGGCCACCCTGACCGACGGCAGCGGCGATCCCGATGCCGACTGGTCGGCGGCCGAGGAGCGGACGGGGGCCCGCCACCTGCCGCGCCCGGCCCTGCATGCGCGCGTGCCATCCCCCTTCGACTATGCCCGCCAGACCCGCGTGCTGGTGGTGACCGACCTGCGCCGCGACGATGTCGACCAGACGGCGGCCGCCTATCGCGCCCTGTTCCTGGCGTCGGGCGGCGGCGCGCTCGGCCTCTTCACCGCCGTCAGCCGGCTGCGCCAGGTCCATCACCGCATCGCGCCGGCGCTCGATGCCGCGGGCCTGCCGCTCTATGCCCAGCATGTCGACGGGCTCGACACGACGACCCTGGTCGACATCTTCCGGGCGGAAGAGGAAAGCTGCCTGCTCGGCACCGATGCGGTGCGCGACGGGGTCGACGTGCCCGGCCGCTCGCTGCGCCTCATCGTGTTCGACCGCGTGCCCTGGCCCCGGCCCGACATCCTGCACAAGGCCAGGCGGGCTGCCTTCGGCGGGGCCGCCTATGACGAGCGGCTGACGCGCTTCCGCCTGCGCCAGGCGTTCGGCCGCCTGGTGCGCCGGGCCGACGACACCGGCGTCTTCGTGCTGCTGGACCGCGCCTTCCCGTCGCGCCTGCACGGCGCCTTTCCGCCCGGCGTCACGGTGGTGCGCATGGGCCTGGCCGATGCGGTGCAGGCGACGCGCGGCTTCCTGATGCCGCCGGCCCACGACCAGGCCGGCTCAGCCGAGCAGGGTCAGGACCACCGATAGGGTGACGAAGGAGGCGGCCGTGGTCGACAGGATGGCGGTCGAGGTGCCGGCGACATAGATGCCGTAGCGCTGGGCCACGACGAAGGCGAGCGCGCCCGTCGGCAGGGCGGACATGATGACGGCGGCGGCTGCCCAGTGCCGGTCCATGGTGAAGACGCCGAACGCGAGCCAGGCGGCGATCAGCGGCTGGATCGCCAGCTTGCAGAGCGTGATCCAGGCCAGCTCCGGCAGGTTGCCCGCCAGCGGCTTGCCGACCAGGAACAGGCCGATGGCGAAGAGGGCGCCCGGCCCGGCCGTCGCCCCCAGCAGGTCGAGATAGGTCGCGACCGGCCGCGGCAGGCCGATGCCGGCGGCCGACATCGCCAGCCCCGCGGCCGTCGCCCCCAGCAGCGGGTTGCGCAACAGGGCCAGGCCCAGGTCGCGCGCCACCCCGCGGCGGGCGCGCCCGGGCCGGCCGATCTCCGTCACGGCGATCGCCAGCACCAGGCCGATGCCGACGGTGAAGACCGTCGCCACCACGGCCGGCAGGGCGCGATCGGCGCCGAAGGCGGTGATGTAGAGCGGGATGCCCATGTAGCCGGTATTGGCGAAGCTGGCCGACAGCCCCTGCAGGCCGCGATGGGCGAGGCTGGGGCCAGCCGCTAACAGACTGGCCGAGAACAGGCCGGTCGCCATGCCCAGCAGGTAGGTGGCGATGAAGGCGCCGCCGAAGGCTGCCAGGAAGGGCAGGTGGAACACGTCGGCCACCGGCACCTTCACCATGGCGTGGAACAGCAGGGCCGGCAGCGCAAACCAGTAGACGAAGCCGTTCAGCGCCTCGCTGGCGGCGTCGCCCAGCAGGCGCAGGCGGCCGGCGCCGTAGCCCGACGCCATGAGGGCGAAGACCGGCAGGACCACATTGACCACCGCCTCCACCGCTTACACCCCCGTAACTTGACAATCCGCGCGGCAGTCCTCCACATCCGCGGCCACTCCACAGAAGCGGACGCCATGATGCTCACCCCCCAGGACGCCTTGATCTACACGATGGTGATGGTGGCTGCCGCCGACAGCGACATGACCGACCCGGAGGTCTCGACGATCGGCGAAATCGTCAGCCACCTGCCGATCTTCCAGAATTTCGAGCAGGGGCGCCTGCCGCGCACGGCGGCCGCCTGTGCCGAGATCATGCAGCAGGATGACGGGCTCGACGTGGCGCTCGACCAGATCAAGGCAGCCCTGCCGGCCAAGCTGCGGGAAACCGCCTATGCGCTGGCCTGCGACGTGGTCGCGGCCGACACCAAGGCCAGCCAGGAAGAGCTCCGCCTGCTGGAGATGATCCGCCACCGGCTCGACGTCGACCGCCTGACGGCGGCCGCCATCGAGCGCGGCGCCCGGGCGCGCTACGCCCGGGCCTGACGGACTGGGTGACATGAGGGGGGCGGGCAACCGCCCCCTTTTCAGGTGAGCGTCTCCAGCATCCGCAGCATCAGCCGGGCGCGCGGCTCGAACGACGAGTAGTAGGCCTGCTCGTAGTCGGTATGGGCACCCTTGCCGTCGACGCCCAGCCCGTCCAGCGTCGGCACGCCGACGGCGGCCGTGAAGTTGCCGTCGCTGCCGCCGCCGGTGACGACGCAATCCTCCAACTCGAAGCCGATCTCGGCCGCCAGCATCTTCGCGTGGTCGAACAGCTTGGCGATCTTCTCGTCCTTCTGGTAGGGCGGCCGGTTCATGCCGCCGGTCACCGTCACCTTCACGCCGGGCTCGTCGCTCGTGATGCCCAGGATGCGGGCCACCATCTCCTCGCCGGTCGCCGCGTCGGGCACGCGCAGGTCGACCTCGGCCGTGCAGAATTGCGGCACGACGTTGACGCCGGTGCCGCCGCTGATCAGGCCGACATTGGTGGTGATGCCGCGGTCATAGTCGGTCATCCCCTCCAACTCCAGGATCAGCTTGGCCATGGCGCGCACGGCGCTGCGGCCGTCCTCGTGGCGGGCGCCGGCATGGGCGGGGCGGCCCTCGATCTCGACGACGAAGCGGCCGACGCCCTTGCGCGAGGTGACGATCTTGCCGCCGTCGCGCGCGGGCTCGGTCACCAGGACATACTTGTTCTTCAGCGCCTCGGCCTCGATCAGCGCACGCGAGGTCGGGCTGCCGACCTCCTCCTCGGGCACGAACATGAAGGTGACCGGCAGCGGCGTCTGCCGCCCGGCCCGCATCAGGTGCTGGTAGGCATAGAAGGCGAGGTAGGCGCCGCCCTTCATGTCGTAGATGCCGGGGCCGAACACCACGTCGCCCTGCCGCTCGAAGCGCAGCTTCTCGATCATGCCGATCGGGTGGACGGTGTCGATGTGCGACAGCACCAGGATGCCCGGGCCGTCGCCGCCCCACTGCGTGCGCGCCTTCAGGATGTCGCCCCAGCCGTCGCGGCCGGGCGTGCGCTCGATGATGGCGCCCAGGCGCGCCAGCCCGTCCTGGACATGGTCGGCCATGCGGTTGACGGCGGCCGCGTCGGTCGAGGGGCTCTCGATCGAGACCCACTGGCGGATGCCCTCGAAGATTTCCTCGGCGCTGATGACGGGCTCGTTGCGCGACGCTTCATTCATGGATGGCACGCTCCGGTGCATGGGGCAGGGGATGGGGCAGGGATGGAATGGCGCCAACATATCGGGAAAATTTCTGGCGCGCATGCATCGTCGCCCTCTTGCGGAACGCTTACTAAGATATATCTTAGTGCTGTCTAAGACAGAAAGGGAGCACCCATGCATTCCCATCATCGCCATGACGGCGACCATCGCTTCCATGCCCGCCGCGCCGGCCGCGACGATTCCGATAGCCATTTCGGCCGCCATGACGGGGGCCGGCACGAACGCGGCGGGCGCGGCGGGCGCGGCGGCGGCCGGCGGATGTTCGAATCGGGCGAGCTGAAGCTGGTCCTGCTGCGCCTGCTGGAAGACCAGCCGCGCCACGGCTACGACTTCATCCGCGAGATCGAGACGCGCACCGGCGGCGCCTACGTGCCCAGCCCCGGCGTCGTCTATCCGACCCTGACGCTGCTGGACGACCTGGGCCACATCGCCGAGGCACGGGCGGACGGAACCCGGCGCCTCTATTCGATCACCGATGCCGGCCGCGCCGAACTCGAGGCCAATCGCGCCGATGCCGAGGCGGCGACCGCGCGCCTGTCCGCCCTGGGGGCGGAGCGCGAGCGCGTCGATGGCGGTCCGGTGCGGCGCGCCATGCACAACCTGAAGGAAGTGCTGCACCAGCGCCTGGCCAGCGAGGGCGTCGACCGCCAGATCCTGTTCGACGTGGCGGCCATCATCGACGAGGCGGCCGGCCGGATCGAGCGCCTCTAGGCCGGGACGCACGGTCCGGGCGGGGCGGATTGCCCTACGGCGGCTTGCGAACCGCCGCCGTTCGGCCTATCCGCTTCCTTCCCATGGATATCTATCGTGCGGCCCTGCCGCTCATCCGCGCGCTCCCGGCAGAGCCGGCGCACGACCTGACCCTGCGCCTGCTGGAGTATGGCCTGGCGCCCGCGCCGCGCCCGATGGCCGAGCCGCTGTCGCTGGCGATCGACCTGTGGGGCCGGCGCTTTCCCAACCCGGTCGGGCTGGCGGCCGGGTTCGACAAGGATGCCCGGGTGCCGGCCCGCATGCTGCGCTTCGGCTTCGGCTTCGTGGAGACGGGCACGGTCACGCCGCTGCCCCAGGCCGGCAACCCCAAGCCGCGCCTCTTCCGCCTGCCCGAGGACCGGGGCGTGGTGAACCGCTTCGGCTTCAACAATCGCGGCCTGGAAGCCTATGTGACGCGCCTTCAGGCGCTGGCCGCGGCCGGCCGGCCCGGCATCGTCGGCGCCAATGTCGGCAAGAACAAGGACCAGGCCGACGCCGTGGCCGACTATGTCGCCGGCATCGAGCGGGTGGCGGGTCTGGCCGACTATCTGGTCGTCAACGTCTCGTCTCCCAACACGCCCGGCCTGCGCGACCTGCAACGGCGAGAGCCGCTGCTGGCGCTGGCCCGGGCGGTGCTGGCGGCCCGCGCGCGGGTCGTGCCGGTCGATGCGCCGCCGCTGCTGCTGAAGGTGGCACCCGACCTGTCGCCGGACGATCGCGCCGACATCGCCTTCGTGGCGCTGGAAAGCGGCATCGACGGGCTGATCGTCGGCAACACCACCGTGTCGCGCCCCGCCGGCCTGTCCGGCGCGGCGCGCGGGGAGCCGGGCGGCCTCAGCGGCCGGCCGCTCTTCCGTCTCTCGACCGACGTGCTGGCCGACCTCTGGCGCCTGACCCAGGGCCGCATCCCCATCGTCGGCGCCGGCGGCGTGTCGAGCGGGGCCGAGGCCTATGCCAAGATCCGCGCCGGCGCCTCGCTGGTGCAGCTCTATACCGCGCTGGTCTATGAGGGGCCGGGGCTGGTGGGGCGCATCAAGCTGGAACTGGCGGCCCACCTCGCGCGCGACGGCTTCGCCCATGTCGCCGACGCGGTCGGCGCCGACCATCGCTGATGGCGCGGCCGCCATGGACGTTCCCCCGCAACGCATCGTCATCCTCGGCCGGTCCGGCAGCGGCAAGTCGACGCTGGCGCGTATGCTCGGCGCGCGGCTCGACCTGCCGGTCGTCCATCTCGATGCGCTGTTCTGGCAGCCGGGCTGGGTCGAGCCCGACCGGGAGAGCTTCCGCCAGCGCCTGACCGCGGCCTTGGCCGGCGACCGCTGGATCACCGATGGCAACTTCAGCAACACCTTCGACCTGCGCCTGCCGCGCGCTGACCTCATCGTCTGGGTCGAGGTGCCGCGCCTCGTCTCGATCTGCCGCGCGCTGCGCCGCGTCTGGAAATATTACGGCCGCACCCGCCCGGACCTGGCGCCCGGCTGCCCGGAGCGGCTGGACCTCGCCTTCCTGCGCTACATCTGGAATTTCGACCGCGACATGAAGCCGAAGATCCTGGCGGCGGTCGCCCAGCATGGGCCGGGTGTGCCGATGGTGACGCTGCACGACGATGCCGAGGCGGCGGCCTTCCTCGCCACCATGCCCGACCGGGGCGGAGCACGATCATGACCGACCGCATCGCCTACAAGGTGCTGACCGCCGACCAGTTCGCGATCCTGGAACGCGACGGCCGCTTCGCCGGCGCGCCGGTCGACCTCGCCGACGGCTACATCCACCTGTCCACCGCGGCCCAACTCGCCCAGACCATCGACCGGCACTTCGCCGGCCAGACGGGCCTCGTCATCGTCGCCGTCGACCTGGAGGCCCTGGGCGATGCGGTGAAGTGGGAGCCGTCGCGCGGCGGGCAATTGTTCCCGCACGTCTATGGCGCGCTGACGAAGGCCGCCGCCCTGGCCAGCGGACCGCTGGATCGCGACCCGGTCGGCGGCATCCGGCTGCCGGGGACGGGGTGACGGCGGTGGCATGGGCAACCGCGCAATTGCCCCGCCACCCCCGCCATGGCACAACCGGCGGCCTCCTTCCCCCGCAACTTTCCCCGCGGTCCATGATCCAGATCCATGACGACATCTCGGCCATCGTCGAGAACTATGACGGCTTCATCCTCGATCTGTGGGGCGTGCTCCATGACGGGACCAAGGCCTATCCGGGCGTGCCCGAGGCGCTGACGCGCCTGCATGCGGCCGGCAAGAAGATCGCGCTGCTGTCGAACGCGCCGCGCCGCGCCGTCCATGCCGAGGCGCGGATGGTCGAGCTGGGGGTGCCGAAGGACCAGTACGACTTCGTCATGACCTCTGGCGAGGACACCTGGGTGCATCTGCGCGACCGGCCGGATGCGTTCTACAAGGGGCTGGGGCGGCGCTGCTTCCATATCGGTCCGGCGCGCGACGTGAACCTGTTCGAGGGCGTCGACGTCGAGCGGGTGGAGACGATCGAGGAGGCGGAGTTCATCCTCAATTCCGGCCCATGGGGTTATGACGAGACGATCGCCGACCATGAGGAGCGGCTGGCTAAGGGCGTGGCGCGCGGCCTGCCCATGGTCTGCGCCAACCCCGACCTGGTGGTGATGGTCGGCCCCCGCATCGTCATCTGCGCCGGCACGCTGGCCCGGCGCTACGAGGAGCTGGGCGGCCAGGTGCGCTATCACGGCAAGCCCTATCGCGGCGTCTACGACCGTATCCTGCACATGTTCGAGGGCGTGCCGCGCAACCGCATCTGCGCCATCGGCGACACGCTGCGCACCGACGTGGCGGGCGCCAACCTGATCGGCATCGACTCGTTGCTCGTCACCGGCGGCGTCCATGCCGAGGAGTTCGGCGCCGCCGTCGGCGTGCGGCCGGAGCCGGCCCTGATCGAGGCCGCGATCGCGCGCGAGGGCATCCGCCCGACGGCTGCCCTGGTCGGGTTCCGCTGACGGGCGGCGGCGAGCGCCGGGCGGGGTCGGGGGCGGCGGGTCGGATGTCCGGCACCTGGCGCCGCCTGCGCCTGGCACTCGCCGCCCTCTACCTGTTGGGTCCGACGGCCGCCGCGGCGGCCGACCATGCGATCGCGATGCATGGCGAGCCGGCGCTGGCGCCGGGCTTCGCCCATCTGCCCTATGCCGACCCGGCCGCGCCCAAGGGCGGCCGCATGGCGGCCGCGGCCTTCGGCAGCTTCGACAGCCTGAACCCCTTCGTCATCCGCGGCGTGCCGGCGCGCGGCGTGCGCCAGTACGTCTTCGAGAGCCTGCTGGCGCGCAACGAGGATGAGCCCTTCACGCTCTACGGCCTGCTCGCGGCCAAGGTCGAGGTGCCGCCCGACCGGGCCTGGGTCGCCTTCACGCTGGACCCGGCCGCGCGCTTCCAGAACGGCGATGCCGTCACCGTCGACGACGTGCTGTTCTCGCTCGACCTGCTGCGCCGCCAGGGGCGGCCCAACCACCGCCACTATTATTCCAAGGTGACGGCGACCGAGCGCATCGGCCAGCGCACGGTGAAGCTGGTCTTCGACGGCTCCGGCGATCGCGAGCTGCCGCTGATCCTGGGGCTGATGCCGGTGCTGCCGCGCAGCGTCTATGGCGCGCGCGCCTTCGACCAGGGCACGCTGGAGCTGCCGGTCGGCTCCGGCCCCTACCGGGTCGAGAAGGTGGAGCCCGGCCGCCAGGTCGTCTATCGCCGCGACCCCGACTGGTGGGGTCGCGACCGCCCGGTCAATCGCGGGCGCTTCAACTTCGACGAGATCCGCTACGACTATT encodes:
- a CDS encoding M23 family metallopeptidase, yielding MGRVGSRGVFASFWGKTSAFVLAAAIAAVLPGESPASAATAKQAITPQKKPPPAKMVLALPQAKPGLAKAAPARPGVKPLTLPAKAPAAKPTPPGKTTKAAAKLPPAKPQGRDAKGKPLSKNAPAPKIVPARAGGYLALPAPAAPAASKSLYRTASATAAPAPRDRRVIALIEDDETLIDVLVRENVNPDDLIAAVDAFEDIEERARLVRGDRIELVIDGANDAGERNLTALRVVRAQGGDAMLVRSADGTFTASEGKDTRAATLVTMTGSVSADWRASLATAEVPPALAEEVDRLLALDPDLPRPVPRGSAFEILAERRDGQDRGTSYIARYIGVRVAGHDHRIYRYMPHDGAAGYFDERGRSVAPLTLTMPVADARLTSEFGWRRHPKLKRRMFHRGIDLAAPIGTPIVASADGVVEWAGWRGAYGRYVRINHGGGLATAYGHLSDYAPGVTELATVRQGEVIGYVGSSGRSTGPHLDFSVLVDGQATNPMHALMPAPRDLRGPELTAFREHVAQLHGVAQVTP
- a CDS encoding lysine--tRNA ligase, coding for MADPEQRGLAQSAKAWPFEEARRLQERFANKAPDKGYVLFETGYGPSGLPHIGTFGEVVRTTMVRRAFGLLSDLPTRLFAFSDDMDGLRKVPDNVPNPDLLRPHLGKPLTAVPDPFGTHDSFGAHNNARLRAFLDRFGFDYEFQSATDCYRSGRFDQTLMTVLQRYDEVMAVMLPSLGAERQATYSPFLPISPSTGRVLQVPITHRDVDAGTIVFQDEDGRTVEQPVTGGHCKLQWKCDWAMRWVALGVDYEMAGKDLIDSVRLSGQIARILGAVPPEGFNYELFLDDSGQKISKSRGNGLSVEDWLAYAPPESLSLFMYQQPRRAKRLYFDVIPRAVDEYLTFLEKYPNEAPAARLENPAWHIHGDNTPAADVPLTFGVLLNLVGVAHAETKDVLWGFISRYAPGTTPDNAPALDRLAGYAVRYYQDIIKPKQNPRAPTDVERAALEDLVATLEALPPGADATAIQNAIYEIGKRHPFAQLRDWFKAMYEVLFGQSEGPRMGSFIVLFGVAETIALVRDALTRE
- a CDS encoding ATP-dependent DNA helicase — protein: MNESPVPAPLAPSLVVGLREAAWLPADGGGVEVLGLAAARARVEDAAPYVVHGRAAARRLGLDSFPCLDLLELYAFVRPATFCVPTPRGLAQALGFEPPDERTQAAELLPRLAERLLADLAEEGDADARAIARAMARGGWIWAPAVLAAFGETVDPQRATTAGLEVWRGLGEWSEHAPEPPSGSLPVAADEAEARLAELLGPGAERRPQQVEYAAAATAAFVPRERAGEPHVVLAEAGTGVGKTLGYLAPATLWAERNGGAVWVSTYTRNLQRQIDDELDRLHADPLLKARRVVVRKGRENYLCLLNFEEAVGAARGRPADAIPLGLMARWAAASRDGDMVGGDFPAWLAQLVGRGRTLGLTDRRGECVYSACPHYHKCFIERSVRRARRADIVVANHALVMVQAALGGMDDTLLPTRLVFDEGHHVFDAADGAFASHLSGQETSDLRRWLRGAEGGRSSRARGLRRRVEDLVTGDEVAERALEDILIAAASLPGEGWLPRLAGGKPEGPAEAFLTLVRQQVHARSPDRDASNYGKEAAVWPPVEGLLEVAAALEDALARLGRPMRTLVDRLKALRDDEAEEVDTATRLRLDAIIRGIARRADGEVAGWQKMLRDLARDTPVEFVDWLAVERFEGHDLDVGMYRHWIDPTVPFTEAVVKPAHGVVVTSATLTDGSGDPDADWSAAEERTGARHLPRPALHARVPSPFDYARQTRVLVVTDLRRDDVDQTAAAYRALFLASGGGALGLFTAVSRLRQVHHRIAPALDAAGLPLYAQHVDGLDTTTLVDIFRAEEESCLLGTDAVRDGVDVPGRSLRLIVFDRVPWPRPDILHKARRAAFGGAAYDERLTRFRLRQAFGRLVRRADDTGVFVLLDRAFPSRLHGAFPPGVTVVRMGLADAVQATRGFLMPPAHDQAGSAEQGQDHR
- a CDS encoding AEC family transporter; protein product: MEAVVNVVLPVFALMASGYGAGRLRLLGDAASEALNGFVYWFALPALLFHAMVKVPVADVFHLPFLAAFGGAFIATYLLGMATGLFSASLLAAGPSLAHRGLQGLSASFANTGYMGIPLYITAFGADRALPAVVATVFTVGIGLVLAIAVTEIGRPGRARRGVARDLGLALLRNPLLGATAAGLAMSAAGIGLPRPVATYLDLLGATAGPGALFAIGLFLVGKPLAGNLPELAWITLCKLAIQPLIAAWLAFGVFTMDRHWAAAAVIMSALPTGALAFVVAQRYGIYVAGTSTAILSTTAASFVTLSVVLTLLG